From the genome of Parazoarcus communis, one region includes:
- a CDS encoding MBL fold metallo-hydrolase, with the protein MIDVRIVPVTPFEQNCSIIWCDKTRKAAVVDPGGDLDRIHAAADALGVTIEKILITHGHIDHAGGTAKLARELGVPIEGPQEEDRFWIDGMAQQSKMFGFPDVETFTPDRWLHDGDTVTVGEQTLQVIHTPGHTPGHVVFVHPESKLALVGDVLFAGSIGRTDFPRGDHQTLVSSIRNKLFPLGDDITFVPGHGPTSTFGEERESNPFVGAYG; encoded by the coding sequence ATGATCGACGTCCGCATTGTTCCCGTAACGCCCTTCGAGCAGAACTGCAGCATTATCTGGTGCGACAAGACGCGCAAGGCAGCGGTGGTCGACCCCGGTGGCGATCTCGACCGCATCCATGCTGCTGCCGACGCACTTGGCGTCACCATCGAGAAGATCCTGATCACGCACGGGCATATCGATCATGCCGGCGGTACCGCAAAACTGGCGCGCGAACTGGGTGTGCCCATCGAAGGGCCGCAGGAGGAAGACCGCTTCTGGATCGACGGCATGGCTCAGCAGAGCAAGATGTTCGGCTTTCCCGATGTTGAAACCTTCACGCCTGATCGCTGGCTGCACGATGGCGACACCGTGACCGTGGGGGAGCAGACGCTGCAGGTGATCCACACGCCGGGCCACACGCCGGGCCACGTGGTGTTCGTGCATCCGGAATCAAAACTCGCGCTGGTCGGCGATGTGCTGTTCGCGGGTTCGATCGGGCGCACAGACTTTCCGCGCGGCGACCATCAGACGCTGGTCAGCTCCATCCGCAACAAGCTCTTCCCGCTCGGTGACGACATCACTTTCGTTCCGGGGCACGGGCCAACCTCGACCTTTGGCGAAGAGCGCGAAAGCAACCCGTTCGTCGGTGCCTACGGCTGA
- the mscL gene encoding large conductance mechanosensitive channel protein MscL has translation MSMMKEFKEFAMRGNVIDLAVGVIIGGAFGKIVDSLVKDIVMPVVGRIVGGVDFRQLYINLGSDVFETLEAAEKAGAPLIKYGNFINTAIDFLIIAFAIFMAIKAINKLKRAEPPAPPAEPAPEPEDIKLLREIRDSLKQRS, from the coding sequence ATGAGCATGATGAAGGAATTCAAGGAATTCGCCATGCGCGGCAACGTCATCGATCTCGCCGTTGGCGTGATCATTGGCGGCGCCTTCGGCAAGATCGTCGATTCGCTGGTCAAGGACATCGTGATGCCGGTCGTTGGCCGCATCGTCGGCGGCGTCGATTTCCGCCAGTTGTACATCAACCTTGGCAGTGACGTTTTCGAGACCCTGGAAGCGGCCGAAAAGGCGGGGGCACCGCTGATCAAGTACGGTAACTTCATCAACACCGCAATCGACTTCCTGATCATCGCCTTCGCCATCTTCATGGCGATCAAGGCCATCAACAAGCTTAAGCGTGCAGAGCCGCCGGCACCGCCCGCCGAGCCCGCACCCGAGCCGGAAGACATCAAGCTGCTGCGCGAGATCCGCGACTCGCTCAAGCAACGCAGCTGA
- a CDS encoding trimeric intracellular cation channel family protein: MQGIESLLYGIGIAGVAVNAAAGVLDAGRKPFDLFGMVVVALAASLGGGTLRDVLLDRTVFWIADQSNLIAAIVAGLATFLVVRVVRLPPRLFLLPDALGLALFTVSGTQAAIAMGAPWLVASLMGVITGVFGGIVRDVLCNEVPLVFTAELYATASWAGALLLLALLEAGVSPGWAALAGATLVLVIRLGAIRFKWRLPVFIARS, from the coding sequence ATGCAAGGTATTGAATCCCTTCTCTACGGCATCGGCATTGCCGGCGTGGCGGTCAACGCGGCCGCCGGTGTGCTCGATGCCGGGCGCAAGCCCTTCGACCTTTTCGGCATGGTCGTGGTGGCACTCGCCGCCTCCCTGGGTGGCGGCACCTTGCGCGATGTGCTGCTCGATCGCACGGTGTTCTGGATTGCCGACCAGAGCAATCTGATCGCGGCCATCGTCGCCGGCCTCGCGACATTTCTCGTGGTGCGCGTGGTGCGCCTGCCGCCACGCCTGTTCCTGTTACCGGACGCCCTTGGACTCGCACTCTTCACCGTCTCAGGCACCCAGGCCGCCATCGCAATGGGGGCACCGTGGCTGGTGGCCAGCCTGATGGGCGTGATCACGGGCGTTTTCGGGGGCATCGTGCGCGACGTGCTGTGCAACGAAGTTCCCCTGGTATTTACCGCCGAACTGTATGCCACCGCATCATGGGCCGGCGCCCTGCTGCTGCTCGCCCTGCTCGAAGCCGGCGTCAGCCCCGGGTGGGCTGCGCTGGCCGGCGCGACGCTGGTGCTGGTGATTCGCCTGGGTGCCATCCGCTTCAAATGGCGGTTGCCGGTGTTCATTGCCCGAAGCTGA
- a CDS encoding NAD(P)H-dependent flavin oxidoreductase, with protein MTLPASFRGTMSVPAIAAPMFLVSGPELVIATCKAGVAGTFPALNARPAAQLEAWLTEIDAALAGHRADNPGAPCAPYGVNLILHASNKRLEEDLATIVRHRVPFVITSLGHPGEVVKAVHAYGGLVFSDIVHAYHAKKAAAAGVDGIIAVAGGAGGHAGTQSVVSLIREIREFWDGVLIAAGSISDGASIRAVEVLGADFAYMGTRFIATREALAQEAYKQMVVDCGPSEVVYTDVISGTNANFLWPSLEQAGFERSELVPGHGKGKLHDLSDEARAWRDVWSAGHGVANIHDIPTVAELVERLTAEYREACSKPPSDALCSR; from the coding sequence ATGACACTTCCCGCATCCTTCCGCGGCACCATGAGTGTGCCCGCGATTGCCGCGCCGATGTTTCTCGTATCCGGCCCTGAGCTGGTCATCGCGACCTGCAAGGCCGGGGTGGCCGGCACTTTCCCCGCACTCAACGCTCGGCCGGCCGCGCAGCTTGAAGCCTGGCTGACTGAGATCGATGCGGCGCTTGCCGGGCATCGTGCGGACAATCCCGGCGCGCCATGCGCGCCCTATGGGGTGAATCTGATCCTGCATGCGTCCAACAAGCGCCTGGAGGAGGATCTGGCGACCATCGTGCGTCACCGTGTGCCCTTTGTGATCACCAGCCTGGGCCATCCCGGCGAGGTGGTGAAGGCGGTTCATGCCTATGGCGGGCTGGTGTTTTCCGACATCGTGCATGCCTACCATGCGAAGAAGGCTGCGGCGGCAGGTGTCGACGGCATCATCGCGGTGGCCGGCGGGGCAGGCGGTCACGCCGGCACCCAGAGCGTGGTGAGCCTGATCCGCGAGATCCGCGAATTCTGGGATGGCGTGCTGATCGCGGCCGGCAGCATTTCGGACGGTGCCTCGATCCGTGCTGTCGAGGTGCTGGGAGCCGATTTCGCCTACATGGGGACGCGTTTCATCGCGACCCGCGAGGCGCTGGCACAGGAGGCTTACAAGCAGATGGTGGTGGATTGCGGGCCGTCGGAGGTGGTGTACACCGATGTGATTTCGGGCACCAATGCCAACTTCCTGTGGCCAAGTCTGGAGCAGGCGGGTTTCGAGCGCAGCGAGCTGGTGCCGGGGCACGGGAAGGGCAAGCTGCACGATCTGTCGGACGAGGCGCGTGCCTGGCGCGACGTCTGGAGTGCGGGCCACGGGGTGGCCAACATTCACGACATTCCGACTGTGGCGGAGCTGGTTGAGCGTCTGACCGCAGAGTACCGCGAGGCCTGCAGCAAGCCACCGAGCGACGCACTCTGCAGCAGGTAA